Proteins from a genomic interval of Streptomyces sp. SID8374:
- a CDS encoding sigma-70 family RNA polymerase sigma factor: MKTTTTTDERAIAELQREHGPALFHFLLGLTFGDRQRAEDLVQETLVRAWQHPEAFDAPYDSMRPWLFTVGRRLAIDARRSRQARPAEVSDLVLESTPADQDTADSAVRALDVREAVRTLSPEHRAVLVQIYFRGLSVGETAEVLGIPAGTVKSRSYYALRLLSRNLPGYSRRSSARNSASRAEASATST, encoded by the coding sequence ATGAAGACCACGACGACGACCGATGAGCGGGCCATCGCGGAGTTGCAGCGGGAACACGGCCCCGCCCTCTTCCACTTCCTGCTGGGCCTGACCTTCGGGGACCGGCAGCGGGCCGAGGACCTGGTGCAGGAGACCCTGGTACGCGCCTGGCAGCACCCCGAGGCCTTCGACGCCCCGTACGACTCGATGCGGCCCTGGCTCTTCACCGTCGGCCGCCGCCTCGCCATCGACGCCCGGCGCTCCCGCCAGGCGCGCCCCGCCGAGGTCAGCGATCTGGTGCTGGAGAGCACCCCGGCCGACCAGGACACCGCGGACTCGGCCGTCCGCGCCCTGGACGTCCGCGAGGCGGTGCGCACGCTCAGCCCCGAACACCGCGCGGTGCTGGTGCAGATCTACTTCCGCGGGCTGAGCGTCGGCGAGACCGCCGAGGTGCTCGGCATCCCCGCCGGGACCGTCAAGTCCCGTTCGTACTACGCCCTGCGGCTGCTCTCGCGCAATCTGCCCGGCTACTCACGGAGGTCCTCCGCCCGCAACAGCGCGAGCAGGGCCGAGGCCTCCGCCACCTCCACGTAG
- a CDS encoding class F sortase has product MGRDYAGAERTRRVPWGAVALVMLTGLALLRNGAEFGDEGPPQPAAAASLDLGSDTAGPPVEGEPVQPLPYAPASRVKISTINVDAPIIDVNLDADGWIDAPPAEDPNLAGWYQNGIAPGQRGTSVVVGHVDNNSGPAVFYGLGSLQKGHRVEVERYDGRVGVFEVYGVEVFSKNDFPGSRVYGDTGHAELRVITCGGGYSKAGGYDGNVVVFARLVETR; this is encoded by the coding sequence ATGGGCCGGGACTACGCTGGCGCCGAGCGGACCAGACGCGTGCCGTGGGGTGCCGTCGCCCTGGTCATGCTCACGGGCCTCGCCCTGCTGCGCAACGGGGCGGAGTTCGGGGACGAGGGCCCGCCGCAGCCTGCGGCCGCCGCCTCGCTGGACCTGGGCAGCGACACCGCCGGGCCGCCGGTGGAGGGCGAGCCGGTGCAGCCGCTGCCGTACGCCCCCGCCTCCCGGGTGAAGATCTCCACCATCAACGTGGACGCCCCGATCATCGACGTCAACCTGGACGCCGACGGCTGGATCGACGCCCCGCCGGCCGAGGACCCCAACCTCGCCGGCTGGTACCAGAACGGCATCGCCCCCGGGCAGCGCGGCACCTCCGTGGTCGTCGGCCATGTCGACAACAACTCCGGGCCCGCGGTCTTCTACGGCCTCGGCTCGCTCCAGAAGGGCCACCGCGTCGAGGTGGAGCGGTACGACGGCCGGGTCGGCGTCTTCGAGGTGTACGGGGTCGAGGTCTTCTCCAAGAACGACTTCCCCGGCTCCCGGGTCTACGGCGACACGGGCCACGCGGAGCTGCGGGTGATCACCTGCGGCGGCGGTTACTCCAAGGCGGGCGGCTACGACGGGAACGTGGTGGTCTTCGCCCGGCTCGTCGAGACCCGCTGA
- a CDS encoding zf-HC2 domain-containing protein — MSADPGDDPHVRLLLGAYVLDALDAEETCRVARHLQLCDGCARDYVEVAEASALLALLRAEDLRE, encoded by the coding sequence ATGAGTGCCGACCCCGGCGACGACCCGCATGTGCGCCTGCTGCTGGGCGCGTACGTCCTGGACGCGCTGGACGCGGAGGAGACCTGCCGGGTCGCGCGCCACCTCCAGCTCTGCGACGGCTGTGCCCGGGACTACGTGGAGGTGGCGGAGGCCTCGGCCCTGCTCGCGCTGTTGCGGGCGGAGGACCTCCGTGAGTAG
- a CDS encoding polysaccharide deacetylase family protein yields the protein MRSDHLRPDRRTLLKVALGLGTATAVHLIAADPASTPTRPARAAGTPPAAAAGPPAGLPGRPPAYRLQPMTAGSPPRFRPARPPVRTRPFEELPDLGHSIVLSFDDGPDARYTPDILATLRKHQVRAMFFVCGEMADAHPDLLREMADDGHVVGNHSWSHPLIPGLSRAGIRSELGRTSEVVETVLGAAPLWYRAPYGAWNRNSFEIGADLGMEPMAWTVDTLDWTTPGTGTIVRRVLDGAAPGVVVLSHDAGGNRSQSVEALRRYLPRLLDEGYRVTVPHRV from the coding sequence ATGAGAAGTGATCACCTCCGGCCCGACCGCCGCACCCTGCTGAAGGTCGCCCTCGGCCTCGGGACCGCCACCGCCGTGCATCTGATCGCCGCCGATCCGGCGTCGACGCCCACCCGCCCCGCACGGGCCGCGGGCACCCCGCCCGCCGCGGCCGCCGGGCCGCCCGCCGGGCTACCGGGCAGGCCGCCCGCGTACCGCCTCCAGCCCATGACGGCGGGCTCCCCGCCCCGCTTCCGGCCGGCCAGACCCCCGGTGCGCACCCGCCCCTTCGAGGAGCTCCCCGACCTCGGCCACTCGATCGTCCTCAGCTTCGACGACGGCCCCGACGCCCGCTACACCCCGGACATCCTGGCCACCCTGCGCAAGCACCAGGTCCGCGCGATGTTCTTCGTCTGCGGCGAGATGGCCGACGCCCACCCCGACCTGCTGCGCGAGATGGCGGACGACGGCCATGTCGTGGGCAACCACTCCTGGTCGCACCCCCTGATCCCGGGCCTCTCCCGCGCCGGGATCCGCAGCGAACTCGGCCGCACCAGCGAGGTGGTCGAGACGGTGCTCGGCGCCGCGCCGCTCTGGTACCGGGCCCCGTACGGCGCATGGAACCGCAACTCCTTCGAGATCGGCGCCGACCTGGGCATGGAGCCGATGGCCTGGACCGTCGACACCCTCGACTGGACCACCCCGGGGACGGGGACCATCGTCCGCCGGGTGCTGGACGGGGCGGCGCCCGGTGTCGTCGTCCTCTCGCACGACGCGGGCGGCAACCGGTCCCAGAGCGTCGAGGCGCTGCGCCGCTATCTGCCCCGGCTGCTGGACGAGGGCTACCGCGTCACGGTGCCGCACCGCGTCTGA
- a CDS encoding DUF4239 domain-containing protein, with protein sequence MSEWLVLSIAMASACAVVLTIAILNNRRIADDDDPSETPDVIEYMTMMIGVVYAIVLGLAIAGVWEGRSAAQESVRLEAQALHEVQARSSVYPAEVRDRIRADVDAYVAHVLDAEWKVMSEKGTLTERGTELLARVRADVTEFEPQTELEGQAYQPLVDQVAAADDARSSRGQNAGATMPGVVWFGLIIGALVTVGLIFTLQIRRTFRELLLAGLFSVLIAFLLFLIWDFDAPFGRGISATAEPFLDLFPQAAR encoded by the coding sequence ATGTCCGAATGGCTCGTCCTGAGCATTGCCATGGCGTCGGCCTGTGCGGTCGTGCTCACCATCGCGATCCTCAACAACCGCCGGATCGCCGATGACGACGATCCCTCCGAGACGCCCGACGTCATCGAGTACATGACGATGATGATCGGCGTGGTCTACGCGATCGTGCTGGGTCTGGCCATCGCCGGGGTCTGGGAGGGCCGCAGCGCCGCCCAGGAGTCCGTACGGCTGGAGGCGCAGGCGCTGCACGAGGTGCAGGCCCGGTCCTCGGTCTACCCGGCCGAGGTCCGCGACCGCATCCGCGCGGACGTGGACGCGTACGTCGCCCATGTCCTCGACGCCGAGTGGAAGGTGATGTCGGAGAAGGGCACCCTCACCGAACGCGGCACGGAGCTGCTGGCCCGGGTGCGGGCGGACGTCACCGAGTTCGAACCGCAGACGGAACTGGAGGGACAGGCCTACCAGCCGCTGGTGGACCAGGTGGCGGCGGCGGACGACGCCCGCAGCTCGCGGGGGCAGAACGCGGGGGCGACGATGCCCGGGGTGGTGTGGTTCGGCCTGATCATCGGGGCGCTGGTGACGGTCGGGCTGATCTTCACCCTGCAGATCCGCAGAACGTTCCGGGAGCTGCTGCTGGCGGGGCTCTTCAGCGTGCTGATCGCGTTCCTGCTCTTCCTGATCTGGGACTTCGACGCGCCCTTCGGCCGGGGCATCTCGGCCACCGCGGAACCGTTCCTCGACCTGTTCCCGCAGGCCGCCCGCTGA
- a CDS encoding histidine kinase: protein MTGAGIAVLVVLVALLFGMGFLVGRRTARPLRPSDVGTPVEHATFETLHTASLAAPPLRAGLTEESARRSARRLRSLLGTDALCLTDRERVLVWDGAGHHHGKDVMGHIQELLEGGRGTAFDSGCADLDCPLRWAVAVPLTVENRVLGALVAYAPRESAVLARAAGEVARWVCVQLELAELDRSRTQLIEAEIKALRAQISPHFIFNSLAAIASFVRTDPEQARELLLEFADFTRYSFRRHGEFTTLADELHSIDQYLALVRARFGKRLSVTLQVAPEVLPVALPFLCLQPLVENAVKHGLEGAGAPPGERAADTPFRITISALDAGSEAEVVIEDNGTGMDPERLRRILRGEATTPSTGIGLLNVDERLRQVYGDGYGLVIETGLGAGMKITLRLPKYRAGVHGS, encoded by the coding sequence ATGACCGGGGCCGGGATCGCCGTGCTCGTGGTCCTGGTGGCGCTGCTGTTCGGCATGGGGTTCCTCGTGGGGCGACGTACCGCCCGGCCGCTCCGGCCCAGCGATGTCGGCACCCCCGTCGAACACGCCACCTTCGAGACCCTGCACACCGCATCGCTCGCCGCGCCGCCGCTGCGCGCCGGGCTCACCGAGGAGAGCGCCCGGCGCTCGGCCCGCCGGCTGCGCTCCCTGCTCGGCACCGACGCCCTCTGCCTCACCGACCGGGAACGTGTCCTGGTCTGGGACGGCGCCGGACACCATCACGGCAAGGACGTGATGGGCCACATCCAGGAGCTGCTGGAGGGCGGGCGCGGCACCGCCTTCGACAGCGGCTGCGCCGACCTCGACTGCCCGCTGCGCTGGGCGGTCGCCGTCCCGCTCACCGTGGAGAACCGGGTCCTGGGCGCACTCGTCGCCTACGCCCCGCGCGAGTCGGCGGTGCTGGCCCGGGCGGCGGGCGAGGTGGCCCGCTGGGTCTGCGTACAGCTGGAGCTGGCCGAGCTGGACCGCTCCCGTACGCAGCTGATCGAGGCCGAGATCAAGGCGCTACGGGCCCAGATCTCCCCGCACTTCATCTTCAACTCCCTCGCCGCCATCGCCTCGTTCGTCCGCACCGACCCCGAGCAGGCGCGCGAACTGCTCCTGGAGTTCGCCGACTTCACCCGCTACTCGTTCCGGCGGCACGGCGAGTTCACCACCCTGGCCGACGAACTCCACTCCATCGACCAGTATCTGGCCCTGGTCCGCGCCCGCTTCGGCAAACGCCTCTCCGTCACCCTCCAGGTCGCCCCCGAGGTACTGCCGGTCGCCCTGCCCTTCCTCTGCCTCCAGCCGCTGGTGGAGAACGCCGTGAAGCACGGCCTGGAGGGAGCCGGCGCCCCGCCCGGAGAACGGGCGGCGGACACCCCCTTCCGGATCACCATCAGCGCGCTGGACGCCGGATCGGAGGCGGAGGTCGTGATCGAGGACAACGGCACCGGCATGGACCCCGAACGGCTGCGCCGCATCCTGCGCGGCGAGGCCACCACGCCTTCCACCGGCATCGGCCTGCTCAACGTGGACGAGAGGCTGCGCCAGGTGTACGGGGACGGGTACGGGCTCGTCATCGAGACCGGGCTCGGCGCGGGCATGAAGATCACGCTCCGGCTGCCCAAGTACCGCGCAGGCGTGCACGGTTCCTGA
- a CDS encoding cation acetate symporter, whose protein sequence is MSTPDHTASWVAVALVVLATVLVGGFGLRISRTTSDFYVASRTVRPRLNAAAISGEYLSAASFLGVAGLVLLHGPDMLWYPVGYTAGYLVLLVFVAAPLRRSGAYTLPDFAEGRLESLHVRRLVSILVVGAGWLYLVPQLQGAGLTLKILTGAPGWLGDVLVATVVMVAVAAGGMRSITFVQVFQYWLKLTALLVPALFLILAWQGDGRPRVSFDDQFAVFRADHPLYATYGLIVATFLGTMGLPHVVVRFYTSPNGRDARRTTVAVLALVGLFYLLPPIYGALGRLYAPELRHGGDADAAVLLLPARVIGGLGGDLLGALIAGGAFAAFLSTASGLTMAVAGVITQDVLPSRGVRYFRLATVLAIAVPLAGSLLVSRVPVADAVGMAFAVSASSFCPLLVLGIWWRRLTPPGAIAGLLLGGGSALLAVAITVSGAVRPPGWPHALLAWPAVWSVPVGFLAMILVSLATPGRIPPGTNAAMTRFHLPEALTSARAAGRER, encoded by the coding sequence GTGAGCACCCCCGACCACACGGCGTCCTGGGTGGCGGTCGCCCTCGTCGTCCTCGCCACCGTCCTCGTCGGCGGCTTCGGCCTGCGCATCTCCCGTACGACCTCCGACTTCTACGTCGCCTCGCGCACCGTGCGGCCCCGGCTCAACGCGGCCGCGATCAGCGGCGAATACCTCTCCGCCGCCTCCTTCCTCGGCGTCGCGGGCCTGGTCCTGCTGCACGGCCCGGACATGCTCTGGTACCCGGTCGGCTACACCGCCGGATATCTGGTGCTGCTGGTCTTCGTCGCGGCACCGCTGCGCCGCTCGGGGGCGTACACCCTGCCGGACTTCGCCGAGGGGCGGCTCGAATCGCTCCATGTCCGGCGCCTGGTCAGCATCCTCGTGGTCGGGGCGGGGTGGCTCTACCTGGTCCCGCAGCTCCAGGGCGCCGGGCTGACGCTGAAGATCCTCACCGGGGCGCCCGGGTGGCTCGGCGACGTGCTCGTCGCGACCGTGGTGATGGTGGCGGTGGCGGCGGGCGGGATGCGGTCCATCACCTTCGTCCAGGTCTTCCAATATTGGCTGAAGCTCACCGCGCTCCTGGTCCCCGCGCTCTTCCTGATCCTCGCCTGGCAGGGAGACGGCCGGCCCCGGGTCAGCTTCGACGACCAGTTCGCCGTCTTCCGCGCCGACCACCCGCTCTACGCCACGTACGGACTCATCGTGGCGACCTTCCTCGGCACGATGGGCCTGCCGCATGTCGTCGTCCGCTTCTACACCAGCCCCAACGGCCGCGACGCCCGCCGCACCACCGTCGCCGTCCTCGCCCTGGTCGGCCTCTTCTATCTGCTGCCGCCCATCTACGGAGCCCTCGGCCGGCTGTACGCCCCCGAGCTGCGGCACGGCGGCGACGCCGACGCGGCTGTTCTCCTGCTGCCCGCCCGGGTCATCGGCGGGCTCGGCGGCGATCTGCTGGGCGCGCTGATCGCGGGCGGGGCCTTCGCCGCGTTCCTCTCCACCGCGTCCGGGCTCACCATGGCGGTCGCCGGGGTCATCACCCAGGACGTGCTGCCCTCGCGCGGGGTGCGGTACTTCCGGCTCGCCACCGTCCTCGCCATCGCCGTGCCGCTCGCCGGTTCGCTGCTGGTCAGCCGGGTGCCGGTGGCCGACGCGGTGGGCATGGCGTTCGCCGTCTCCGCCTCCTCCTTCTGCCCGCTGCTGGTCCTCGGCATCTGGTGGCGCCGCCTCACCCCGCCGGGCGCGATAGCGGGGCTGCTGCTCGGCGGCGGGTCCGCGCTCCTCGCCGTCGCGATCACGGTGAGCGGTGCCGTACGCCCGCCCGGCTGGCCGCACGCGCTGCTCGCCTGGCCCGCCGTCTGGTCCGTCCCTGTGGGGTTCCTCGCGATGATCCTCGTCTCGCTCGCGACGCCGGGCCGGATACCGCCGGGCACCAACGCGGCCATGACCCGCTTCCACCTCCCCGAGGCGCTCACCTCGGCACGGGCCGCCGGGAGGGAGCGATGA
- a CDS encoding SCO0930 family lipoprotein, giving the protein MNTWRNASLAVTAAALLTLTTACGQEQGTASPNGQAVGNAAPAQQPAESGYGSESGGYGSGADAAAPKAAGRLAVQNSKKLGKVLTDSEGFTLYRFDKDTAKPPKSNCDGDCEKAWPVVPADDATAAAGTDASLLGEVVRTDGSKQLTVGGWPMYRFAKDTAPGQTNGQGVGGTWFASAPDGKKAAANADSTDGAEPADAAGLSVRKDPELGDIVVDKRGMTVYRFTKDSAWPMKTACTGECLKKWPVVAPVSKNSVEGVTKKGFVTFDRPDGIKQQTIDCWPIYTFAGDEKPGDVNGQGVGGTWFAVSPDSKLVGAEK; this is encoded by the coding sequence ATGAATACCTGGCGCAACGCCTCGCTCGCGGTCACCGCCGCGGCCCTTTTGACGCTGACGACGGCGTGCGGTCAGGAGCAGGGCACGGCATCGCCCAACGGCCAGGCGGTCGGCAACGCGGCCCCGGCGCAGCAGCCGGCGGAGAGCGGCTACGGCTCGGAGAGCGGCGGTTACGGCTCCGGCGCGGATGCGGCGGCCCCCAAGGCGGCGGGTCGACTCGCCGTGCAGAACAGCAAGAAGCTCGGGAAGGTGCTCACCGACAGCGAGGGGTTCACCCTCTACCGCTTCGACAAGGACACGGCCAAGCCGCCGAAGTCGAACTGCGACGGCGACTGCGAGAAGGCGTGGCCCGTGGTGCCCGCGGACGATGCCACCGCCGCCGCCGGGACCGATGCCTCGCTGCTCGGCGAGGTCGTGCGGACCGACGGCTCCAAGCAGCTGACCGTCGGCGGCTGGCCGATGTACCGGTTCGCGAAGGACACCGCGCCGGGGCAGACCAACGGCCAGGGCGTCGGGGGCACCTGGTTCGCCTCCGCCCCCGACGGGAAGAAGGCGGCCGCCAACGCCGACAGCACGGACGGCGCCGAACCGGCCGACGCGGCGGGGCTTTCGGTCCGCAAGGACCCGGAACTCGGCGACATCGTGGTGGACAAGCGCGGTATGACGGTTTACCGGTTCACCAAGGACTCCGCATGGCCGATGAAGACGGCCTGCACCGGTGAGTGCCTCAAGAAGTGGCCGGTAGTCGCCCCCGTGTCCAAAAACTCGGTGGAAGGCGTGACGAAGAAGGGATTTGTCACTTTCGACCGGCCCGACGGGATCAAGCAGCAGACCATCGACTGCTGGCCGATCTATACGTTCGCCGGGGACGAGAAGCCGGGTGACGTGAACGGCCAGGGAGTCGGCGGCACATGGTTCGCGGTCTCGCCCGACTCCAAGCTCGTCGGTGCCGAGAAGTAA
- a CDS encoding universal stress protein translates to MTEQQPHQFERGTDGPKVIVAGVDGSDSSMRAAAYAAGLARRQNAMLALVYVQPVIPSGAALGVPVGDTTGEVAQELVDEIRESAERLKDTWDVRWEFHTFRGDPYNGLVTAADELTADAVVVGASESAGHRFIGSVAVRLVKAGRWPVTVVP, encoded by the coding sequence GTGACAGAGCAGCAGCCTCATCAGTTCGAACGCGGTACGGACGGGCCCAAGGTGATCGTCGCGGGCGTCGACGGCTCCGACTCGTCCATGCGCGCGGCCGCCTACGCCGCCGGTCTCGCCCGGCGGCAGAACGCCATGCTGGCCCTGGTCTACGTCCAGCCCGTGATCCCCTCGGGGGCCGCCCTGGGCGTGCCCGTCGGCGACACGACGGGCGAGGTCGCCCAGGAGCTGGTCGACGAGATCCGGGAGTCGGCGGAGCGGCTGAAGGACACCTGGGACGTGCGCTGGGAGTTCCACACCTTCCGCGGCGACCCGTACAACGGGCTGGTGACGGCGGCCGACGAACTCACCGCCGACGCCGTGGTGGTGGGGGCGTCGGAGTCGGCGGGGCACCGGTTCATCGGTTCGGTGGCGGTCCGGCTGGTGAAGGCGGGCCGCTGGCCGGTCACCGTGGTGCCGTAA
- a CDS encoding CapA family protein: protein MTQRIRPGTVAALALLLAAATGCAGQQPPQAPTPSASPTASPSAARGAGAQHPDAPRPFTLLASGDVLPHSSVIDRAAADAGGQGYDFTPMLKGAAPLVSRADLAICHMETVYGKEGGPYTGYPSFKSPPEVATALRATGYDSCSTASNHTLDAGAAGVDRTLGALDAAGIRHAGSARSAAEAARPTILPTGPGKRAAKVAHLAYTYGTNNIPLPAGKPWTVNVIDAGKIVAEARKARRAGADVVVLSVHWGTEWQDEPDARQLDLARRLTASQDRGRPDIDLIIGTHAHVPQAYEKVNGTWVIYGMGDQIAGAMINYQGVQDPRGNQSSMGRFTFAPPAREGGRWTVQKAEFVPQWYDTGTGRVVDLNTSIKAGADHHRQVRDRIRNVVLGRGAAADGLVMGE, encoded by the coding sequence ATGACGCAGCGCATCCGACCGGGCACCGTGGCCGCCCTCGCCCTCCTGCTCGCTGCGGCCACCGGCTGTGCCGGGCAGCAGCCGCCCCAGGCGCCCACCCCGAGCGCTTCCCCCACCGCCTCCCCGAGTGCCGCCCGGGGTGCGGGTGCCCAGCACCCCGACGCACCGCGCCCCTTCACCCTCCTGGCCTCGGGCGACGTCCTGCCGCACTCCTCGGTCATCGACCGGGCGGCAGCCGACGCGGGCGGGCAGGGGTACGACTTCACCCCGATGCTCAAGGGCGCCGCCCCGCTCGTCTCCCGCGCCGACCTGGCCATCTGCCATATGGAGACGGTGTACGGGAAGGAGGGCGGCCCCTACACCGGCTACCCGAGCTTCAAGTCGCCGCCCGAGGTCGCCACCGCTCTCCGCGCCACCGGCTACGACTCCTGCTCCACCGCCTCCAACCACACCCTCGACGCCGGGGCCGCGGGTGTCGACCGCACCCTCGGCGCCCTGGACGCGGCAGGCATCCGCCACGCCGGATCCGCCCGTTCCGCCGCCGAGGCCGCCCGCCCCACGATCCTGCCGACCGGCCCGGGCAAGCGGGCGGCCAAGGTCGCCCACCTCGCGTACACCTACGGCACCAACAACATCCCGCTGCCCGCCGGGAAGCCGTGGACGGTCAACGTGATCGACGCGGGGAAGATCGTGGCGGAGGCGCGGAAGGCGCGGCGGGCGGGCGCCGACGTCGTTGTACTCTCCGTGCACTGGGGCACCGAATGGCAGGACGAACCGGACGCCCGGCAGCTGGATCTGGCCCGGCGGCTCACCGCCTCCCAGGACCGCGGCCGCCCCGACATCGACCTGATCATCGGCACCCACGCCCACGTCCCGCAGGCGTACGAGAAGGTCAACGGCACCTGGGTGATCTACGGCATGGGCGACCAGATCGCCGGCGCGATGATCAACTACCAGGGCGTCCAGGACCCGCGCGGCAACCAGAGTTCGATGGGCCGCTTCACCTTCGCGCCGCCCGCACGGGAGGGCGGGCGCTGGACGGTGCAGAAGGCCGAGTTCGTCCCGCAGTGGTACGACACCGGCACCGGGCGTGTCGTCGACCTCAACACCTCGATCAAGGCCGGTGCCGACCACCACCGCCAGGTCCGCGACCGGATCCGGAACGTGGTGCTGGGGCGGGGCGCGGCGGCCGACGGCCTGGTGATGGGGGAGTAG
- a CDS encoding SAM-dependent methyltransferase has translation MERPAWAPQGIDISVPSVSRMYDFYLGGSHNFEVDREAARKAMEFLPGLPKIMQANRAFMRRTVRYAVDAGIDQFLDIGSGIPTFGNVHEVAQAADPQAKVAYVDHDPVAVAHSQAVLEGNDRAVIAAADLRRPQEILENPAVTGLLDLDRPVALLLVAVLHFIEDADDPRGAVAELREALAPGSLLILTHASYEGIPLSKEEADGTVGVYRNIRNPLIMRTHEEIGAFFDGYEMVEPGLVSMPEWRPDTPQSPEQEDPYAFSGFGGVGRKA, from the coding sequence ATGGAGCGTCCCGCCTGGGCACCGCAAGGCATAGATATCTCGGTGCCGAGCGTGTCCCGCATGTACGACTTCTATCTGGGCGGATCGCACAATTTCGAGGTCGACCGGGAAGCCGCGCGGAAGGCCATGGAGTTCCTGCCGGGCCTTCCCAAGATCATGCAGGCCAATCGGGCCTTTATGCGCCGGACCGTGCGGTACGCCGTCGACGCGGGGATCGACCAGTTCCTGGACATCGGCTCCGGCATCCCGACCTTCGGCAACGTCCACGAGGTCGCCCAGGCCGCCGACCCGCAGGCCAAGGTGGCCTACGTCGACCACGACCCGGTCGCCGTCGCGCACAGCCAGGCGGTGCTGGAGGGCAACGACCGCGCCGTCATCGCCGCCGCCGATCTGCGCCGCCCCCAGGAGATCCTGGAGAACCCGGCGGTCACCGGACTCCTCGACCTGGACCGCCCGGTGGCCCTGCTGCTCGTCGCGGTGCTCCACTTCATCGAGGACGCCGACGACCCGCGCGGCGCGGTCGCCGAACTGCGCGAGGCACTGGCCCCCGGCAGCCTCCTCATCCTGACCCACGCCTCGTACGAGGGCATCCCGCTCTCCAAGGAGGAGGCGGACGGCACGGTCGGCGTCTACCGGAACATCCGCAACCCGCTCATCATGCGGACGCACGAGGAGATCGGCGCGTTCTTCGACGGGTACGAGATGGTGGAGCCCGGCCTCGTGTCGATGCCCGAGTGGCGGCCGGACACCCCGCAGTCCCCGGAGCAGGAAGACCCGTACGCCTTCTCGGGCTTCGGCGGGGTTGGGCGTAAGGCGTGA